TGATGTGAGGTAAAATGTAAGGTTTTAAACCTGATCTATGATGGATGGATATTAACCGTATATAATATAAGGTTAGGTCTCCTATCCACTCCTAACATTagacaaaaccctagatctcaTCCTTTTAGAGATTATGCTGACTTGCCCCATCGAAAGCCTATGAAGAGGAAGATTTGTCTGGGCCGTGTGTCGAGTGTGCACGTGCgtgtctattgctattcataaTCTATCCAGGTTTGCTCAAGGTTTTTGAAAGTTCGTCCCTAAACCTTATGGATTTATTGATTATCTATGTTCTAGTATTTAGCATGTATATGTCTTTAATTCTTACAGACCTAGGATACCATGAAtcgataaatttttattttcatcttcTTAGAAGAGAAGAGACATTGAGTAGATCTAATTCCCAACAAGTAGACCCATGTCCATATGCAAAAAAGCATCTTTCTCCTTTCAGCACCTTAATTTTCTGTCATGGGACCAAGCAACGTGGCCATTTTAATGTGTGTTTCAAACGTCGGTGCATTATTCAACCTTGTAACGATCAATACTACCCATTATCACACAACAAACGAAATTTGCGGCGTTTATATGGAAAATGCaagtaaaaaacaaattgtGTACATAAAGAAATGTTTTCTAGCTAGCTTGCGTTTTCAATGCCTTCCTAACCTCCAAGCATCAATTTGCTTCTAAGCTAAGTTTTCTAGCTTCCTCGAATTTTCGTTACCTTTCCAAGTTTAAAAATGCTTTGAACTTACTTTTCATTGCGTGTACACAATGTGTGCCAATGTGTAGTACTTATAATCAATGACGAGGTTGAACGTTATAGacgcgtaaaaaaaaaaaaaaaaaaaaaaaaaagggccttTCTTTGgtgcatatatatacatagaaaGATGGGCACAGTTTGACACACAACCTTCAcccctctctatctctctcttcacTTCAATCTATAGCAAAATCTTGGCCCGCTGCTGGATCCTAAAACTGGCAGTGTTCCCAGGAAGGTTCTCCAAATCACaacaagagaaggaaaaaaaaaaaatgatttgtgcATGTACCTTCCTGAGAACACTGCCCCGTTTTGGTGTCCTCAGTCAGTAGtgctagtggtggtggtggtggtggtgaggtttatcaatcaaatcaaatcatgagagagagagagagagagagagagagagagagagagagagaatttgagggATTTAATTGGATTGGGTCTAGTGTCCAATTGCATTGGACTCATTCGGATGATAACACATGTCCAATCCGACGACCAGTTACGTAACCTAACTCTTACCCTGATttaataacctttttttttaacacaaatgaGGTACTTAACAATCCCAAGAGGCTAGTTTAGTAGTTCTTAAGGCCTCATAATATCTATGAGATTCTGGGTTCAAAACCTCTATCTTGGGACCACCCATATAGGATTCTTTCTTCTAATAACCTAGTGCGTATGGGATTGGGGGACTACATACACCCTAGAGAATAGTCAAATATTCGAAGGTCTGAACACTTTTCtggattttctaatttcatgtattttcttttacttttaaaatttttgatttgattttgaattgatttattttttcttttcttttttaagaaaaataaaaaataaaaactatttttatataaaaaattctatataaggTTTTTTTCCCTCTTGTCTATATAAATTAATCTAGTTTTTTTGTGAATTAATTTTGGATTGATGTTGATCAAAAGTATCAAGGGTCGAAACCAAATATTTTACTGGGCTCAACCCTACTCTTGGACCTGATTGTACGCATATTTTACAAATCTTAGGagtagagaataaattatatgCATCTTTCACAAATTTTGAGGGTATTATGAACAATTTATATTGAAGAGAGATCTCTAAGAGGAGACATATTTCTTGTTccttttatttgaaaaacaatACTACAATTAGTTCAACTAGCAGAAAATGACTCCAACCAAGCATAGCATCTAATATTAAGAGGTATTCTCCAGAAAGCACACAACACAGGCAGCTTATCTTAACTAAGAAGTTATATTTCCTGTTGCACAATCAAAATTtgctttatttatatatatttatatatacacacacacacacacattccgTTTTTTACCTTGGGAAATATTTAGCTCTTCGCCTGGTTTTCATGTGTGCTTCTTGAATGCTTGGACGAGCCATATTCAGGTAAGTGATGCTCTTTGGAGAGAAGCCACTGCAACTTTGCTCACTGTTAAGTGTACTTTACAGCTGAAATATCCCGACATTGTTTTGGATTATGAAGCTATTAACGTTTTGAATCCCCTCAAAAACTCTAGAGCATCTCATACTCAATGTAGCCAATTTTGCAAAATAATGTGTTTTTGGAACACTTCTTTGTAGCTCCAAATAATGTAAATTTTGTTTGTGCTCCTCCAAATCTAGTCCAAGGAGCTTTTCcttttgtaataattttggGAATATTAGCATCTCAGATCTTCCTGCCCAGGTGCTGAGATCTGAAGGAAAGGTTAAGGGCCCAGGTCCTGTTTTGTTTCTTGTCAATAAAATTGTTTATTCATCCcaaaatgcataaataaataatcagtTAACCAAAAATAGAACTGACAAACATATGAAGGCTATGCATAGAAGAGTTTGGCATGAGTTTGCAGAATGGGAGAGTGATGCTTCTTCATATGTAATTTCCTTCTACCTACTTTAAGATTACAAGGAGCTAATAGAGAACCATTGGTCCATAACGTACAATGGTGGTGCCTCCCATGAAGGAAAACTTCCATATATGATAAACAGCATTCATTTATGCAACAGGCTTCTGGAAGTGCTAGACATCCCTAAAACAAAGCTGGAAAAtagaataaacaaaatttttgatCCTATAACAAATGCTATTTGCTTAACAGTTTTAcatttggatgattttttaaaaattgcgTAATTCATGATAGAACTAATCATTTTAAACACTACATTAATTCCAACGTTTAGTTTCATACTTCATTACATGGCAACGATAAAACAAGACAAAGTTTAATGCAATCTCTTCTGGTCATAACCATACACCATTCAAGACTTCATCTCCTGTCACCTTGGCGCCTTCTATCATGATCATCGTCCCTCCTGTCTTTATACCTATCACCATGTTCTCGCTCTTCTCGCCTGCCTTTAAAGCTATCAACGTCTGCACTTCTTTTTCTCTGACTTGGCTCATCCCTTGTGTCTCGCCGGTCACTGTCCACATTTCTCTTCCTATAGTCCCTGTCATCCCTCCTTTCCCCACGGCGATCATCATCTGCACTTTTCTTTCTATAATCTCCACCATTGCTCCTTTCAATATAGTTATCATTATCTGCACCTCTCTTCCTATACTCTCTATCATCCCTCCTTCCTGCATGGCTAGAATTATCTTTACTTCTCTTCTTATAATCTCCATCATCCCCCTTTTCTGCATGCCTATCAATATCTGGAGTTCTCTTTCTATAATCCCGCTCATCTCTGTTGTTATCATTTAGACCTCTTCGTTTATACTTTTCTCCATCCCTTCTCTCTTCGACATAATCCCGCTCATCTCTCTTGTTATCATTTAGATCTCTTTGTTTATGCTTTTCTCCATCCCTTCTCTCTTCAACATGATCCCGATCTCTTCCACTTCCACGGGATTGACTTGTTTTACCATCATGATGCATCTCATCCTCTCTGTATCTTCTACTTCTGTCAGTCGGCTTGTGCCTATCACTCTGGTCTTCATTTTCTCGGTCCCTATGCCTTAGGTCTTCAGAACTCTGCCTATACGTCTTTTCTTTCTCACCTCGGTCACGTGGCTCATGGCCTCGATGTCGTTTTTCTCGTCTTGGACTTTCAGGAGTGTCTCCATCAAATACCATTTCAAACCTATAACAATTAATAGTATGAGAGAGAGCGCAAGAGAATCACACAAAGACAGAGAGACCCATAATCACACTCAAGAGTACATACCTAGAATTGTTCTCACCACCTCGCTGTCGGTTATCATCCTTTAAAATATAGTTCTGTTTGACGGCTGAGCCACCAGTGCAGTCCTTGGCAACGTGATCAAGAGCACCACATTTGAAGCAACCTCCTTTTAGAGCCAAGTAGAAATATGGACAGATTAATTTCAGAGGAATTTAGAAACTTCTAAGATTTCAAATGAGTGCCACATTCAAGAAACAATCCTTGAATGAATTAAATTACATGTGAGAAGGGTTGATAAAGAAATAGACTCAGCTTTGGTTGTGTTCCAACTACTGCCACATGAATGACTATATAATGATTTCCATTAATAGAATTTAATATCAAGGTATGTGACAAgtaatttgtttgatttttttttttttttttaagaacttcTAGACATCATGGAGTCAACCCAAATCCAGATGATAGGGGTGTTTCTAGCACCAAAACCAAGCAATATTGAACTTTATTCGTCCAATATTAAATGCCTGGACCCTTTAAAACGATTTAAGTACCAATTGCAATGAAGTGTGTATGAATGAAGTGAAGTGTGGATCATCAAAATTCCTGTCTCAATAACTATTGGTTAGCCCACAAGGCCTTCATTTTCAGGAGTGAGACTTCTAGGCAATATGCATCCAGCTTTTGTACCTTTTGTCAGCAAACAATGATCAACAACGATACACCCCCCAGTACCCACTAATATCATAGGTCTTTGGAATTTGTCTCCACAGCTATGACAGCCAAAATCAGTGCAATTTACCATGCAGCATAGTGAACAAGTCAAAATTTCAGCAGAGTGTAGACTCTAGTTTCTAAGAAGCTAATGTTGCATGATGCCTAGATTTCCTATTTTAGTCTTGTGTTGCAAAATAGTGTTGATTTATCGacaaagaaaaccaaaaccaaacagaCAGAGAATCATAGGTAATGAACAGCTAGTAAATTTCCAACAGGAAAGGTATGGAAAATACTACTAAAAGAAAGGATCAAATGCTCTTCATTTAGTGCTCTTCAAGTGAAACGAGCCAGGAGAGAGAGTCAACCTTAACATCAGTgataaaaggaaaggaagagcAGAATCTCATAGTGCAATGCATGGAAATGTACATGCATGAGCGggaaaattatataaaacaaGTAAATATGACATTGCAATTTTTACCTTTACCTGTTTTATTATCTTTACGTCTGTACTGGGACCACAGTTTTGAAACACTTTGACTAAAATCAACATGTATCCTTCGGTCATCGATCAGAGCATTATCCATCTGTCATtagaaataatataaatgaaTGATGTTTTGCTAAAACAAAGCAGCTATAAGACTTTTCAAAAAAAGTTACTTTAAATTATACACTATTTACTCATTTATTTGATAGAGTAATTGGATTATTCTGAATCAAAAGTACAAAGTTTATCATTTCTATTTGCAGCCAGCTTGTTGACGTCCATTAGGTTAAAAGCACACTATCTCCATGTTTTTCATGCCTTTCAAAATGCATGTGGCAAAGGACACTCCACCACATCACAAATAGTTTATGCCTACAGACttcaaaaaacaattaaaaggGTAGCAATGTAGCAACATGAGGtcctatttttttcctttagaaTCCTTCTAATTTCAAGTTCAGGATGTCACTCAAGTAATTATTTAGACGAGGATAGAAGCAGAAGAGATGTCAGGCACCTCAATAGTAGTCTTCAAACAAGTAAAAATGATATATTAGAAAATGCCAGATGGAGGGCACAACTCATGTACACAGAGTATACAAAAAGGCATATCCAAGAAAGAGAGTAAAGAATTAAAGACCAAATCTTAAAGTTAAGGACATCAACAGAGTCAATCAAAGAGCCAGACGTTTCATAAGAGTGATAATCAAAATCCATTCAGTATGTATGCACACTTTCTTCACATCTTGATTAGGATAACACTTCAGCTGAAAGCTTTCCATTCCCGTTGGAATCTCACATCCCAACTCCGCCCTCCCCCAACACTCTGCCTCACCAACAAATCCTCCACAGATGCCTCCCTACTATTCCTTTTCACCGTTAGAAACCCTATATAGCTTACTATTCTCCAGCTTTTCCCACCAAACCCTAATCCTAATTCTTTAAAATCCTAGCAGTCTAGAACTTTCAAATCTGATTTGGTTTCATTCACCTTTGTCCTACGTCATTAgatattcattattattaagtcTAGGAATTTCTCCTACTTTCCTTTACAGAGACACGGACAGAGTGAAAGAGAGTGCTCAGTTCTGAATATGAAATGACATTCTGTCTAGGGGAttcatgttattattattgtctaGAAAATCCTCTCTCGTCGCATAGTTTTTAGAGTAACTTAAGGAGTTAAGGTACAATTCACACCTGGACAGTGGGATAAATGATCCCCACTCATATGGAAAAGGTGTTAGCTTTACCCTTTACCCAATTATTTATTctatatacctttttttttctattgtttttaCACATCAAATGCTGAAGCAATACATACGTGTATATGAACAAAAAGGAGGGGGGAAAAATGGAAATTATGTATTGTCAATCTCAGCTGTATCAATACCCTCTATACCAAAACATGAGGAAAAatgggaaaattttatttaaaaggtAAAAGAACATTGAAGTAGGGGCAAAAAAGTACAGTCCAATATTTCACATGAACCAAAgattctccccaaaaaaaattatattttcaaaagaaattgtTACAATGTGCAATCTCGGTAAACCTTACAAGAACAGAATCTTACCAGCTTAAGCACTAGATGCATGTAGTTAGTACTTGATCAAGGGACATTAGATATGCAGGcagataagaaaaatatatatgcaaTATTTGAGAGAGACATCATTTCAGTCCAACATACCTTAAAATAAGCTTGTTCACATGCATCATTCGTCTCAAACTCTGAAgtgggaaaagaaaattgataacAATCAAAATATGTCATCAGAAACTTGATTCTATAACAGATAGGAATAGACTATTAATTAGGCAACTGAAGGTATGCAAATCACTTGGCCACAAATAGAGCAGGGTAGAAAGaaccaaaaattaatgctacaaaagagaaagataaatcTTGATATCCATACTAAATTATAAATTCCTTTATTTGGTGGAAAAATCTTTTTGAGACTATAAAGATAAACAATCTTGAATGCTGTTCTCAGCTGTTCCTTCCCTTCCTTATTTTGTTCTATTTGTGGTTGGTTAGAAGCAAGGATTGCAGGTCATCTTAGTAGAGTAATTTCTCTCTATTAATAAGTTTGTCCTCACCCTACACCTTGCTCTTATAAGGGAAAGAGGTTGCATttaagctagagctcattggcatcATATTGGCGTAATAATAATGTCCAAGTAAAAACTTAGGGATAGCCATCAACCTAGATATATCCCTCCTTTCTCCAAGCTAAAGATAAGGCACTACATAAAAAACCAGAAGAATTTTCTGTAACAGTTTATCACATATTAAGTTACatgtgaataataataataacaaaataataataatttgttgttgttgtttataatAAAAGAACTGGAAATTAAAGTCTATTTGTTAGTCCAGTTGTCTTTGCAATCTTTATGTGGAAGTCAATGAAAATGTTCTGAATTCCGCATGAGAGGAAAACCAGAAAAGGAGGGGGGAATAGGTGCTGAAACCTAAGTTCTGAATACCACATCAGTGGTCATTTCAGATTGGCCACTGGAACAGAAATGAATATTTCTGTACTAGTGTGTACCAATATACTGTTTCAGGATTACcactataaatattttatatttgtaaatataaatactcctcataaaataaatttaagaacTACATAATTCATGCCATTTCATTACTCTATAgaattttcaaaacatgaataATAACcaaataatttcatatatacCATCTTAGAAttattctaaaaagaaaaagaaaaagaaaaataaaatttttagaattagccaattttaaaaatgaaaatttacatGATTAGGTCTGATTTGGGGGAggaaaaattaccaaaatcacAAAGTTTAAAAAGAATTACAATTTAAACCAAATTCTATTCCGAGCCAAAATGGAGTTTTCATCCAAAATGCCCAGAACACCCAAGTATGGCCAAATATTTGAGTTAAAACAGAACAGAGGGTTTTATGTACTGGTTTATGCACCAGTACGGAATTGGATTCAAAAACATTGAATGAAACTTTACTTTCTCATGCACAATAAATAAGACTTAAAAGGTATCCTAGCATAAAATGGCAAAAAAGCCACTCACCTACGAAAGCATAGCATAAACTGTCTCCAGTCTTAAAGTCACGAATTATTTCAGCCCTGTCACCAGCATTTACTTATGATGAGAAATGCATCTTGCAAACTACAAACTAACAGGCCCcagaataattaaataatacCACAAGAAAGTTCTATCATTACTTACGACAATACAGTTCCAAAACGTGAAAAGATGGTATGCAAGTCCTCATCCTGCAGTAAAAACAagtaaatattaaatatgaCCTTAACATGACCAACTCATTAACAAAGGGTTCAATAAGTATATCAGAATTCAGAACGTTATTGCATTTTAGAGTAGCAGCTTCCTAATAAAAGAAAGGATAGACATTCCCTATAACTATGACAAAACAAGCACTCACTTCAGTAACTGGATTCAGTTTACAAACAAATAGCACATTATCAGGAGGCTTTATTTCAGCATCAGGAATATCTCCGATCTGTATGCAAATCaggcaaagaaaaaaagaaaacaaataaataaaattaaaacgaCGACATGGTTTATTAAAATTGGAAATTTAGTCTAATGAATTAAATGTACCCAATACTTACACTTTCAAGTACAACTGCTCTGGAATGTGCTTCCTTTGTGCGGAGAACCTCCTCAAGCTCTGAAGCATCTAACTGCTCATCCATGGGCACCCAGTCATCCTCAAGCCGCACATTATCATCAACCTAGTTACAACATTGATTGACATATAAGTCATAACTTCAAACAAAGATGCTTGCCAAGCAGCCACCATATGCTCAGAGagccaacaaaaaaattgaattaaccAAGTTGACCCAGTCATCCATTCGCCTTTTtactattaatttatttacatcATTTTGGACATATTAAAACTAACAACGAAATATCTGCCAAATTAGAATTTTCAGAATTCCTAGTTTGAATCCCTAGGCAATGACCATGACATCAAGATGAAAGCACTCCAACTTGGTTTTGAAGCATTTGATAAGCATATGATTATATTAAGTTTCAGACAAACATTAAAATGACTAAGATTTCCTTATGACTCCTTTCTAATTAGCTTCATCTCTCCCCCAATTATGATTAATTAATATCTGTAGTCTGGTCATTACCTCATCTTTTGGTTTTCCTTCTGGCGAAGCATCAGGAATCAAGTCAGCTATCTGGGGAGGATCATCAAAAGGATCATCCAGTATGTACGTGTGTTTGATTCTGTTCAATAAATGAAAATGCAATAAATTTTGGTATCAAGAGAAAgtcaagaaaatttaatttcagAAGCATAGTACATTGTCACTAcatcaacaaaataatatataaagaaagaaagaaagaagaatcaACCGAATATTCTTAAATGGTCGGCCCTTCTCATCCACATAAGCTTCATTTATCCTCGTCAATGTATCAAGCCCTTCCGCGATCTCCCCAAAAACCTGCAATGACCCAAAAACACTATTTAGATAGATTATACAACAATAAACTCTCCTCGCATTAGGAAATAGAAACATTTTTATCTAGAAGGGGAGTTCACTCTCCGCAGCCTTATACAGCACACTCAATACTTCCTAGAAAAAGGTTTGGTCCCCAGTCGTAACAAACCAGTTATTCATTCTTCAAAGTGGTGGTTGTCAAATTGACTAACATCCCCCCTCCCCCAGGGAAGCAAATTCAGTTATCATGCCCCAAATCTGCCCTTCAAATGTAAAAGTGTAATACAAAACAGAACCTCCCTCATGTCTTTCCATGCAAACAGCTTGTCAGAAGGTCAAGCATCCcacacttattttttttctttttgttgataaatCAAGCATCCCACACATGTTAAAGCAAGAACCTAATACTTTTGTTGGACAACCATCAAGGGAAACCGATGCATGACAAGCTTAAATTGAGCTTAATCACTCAATTTAAGGCTGCAATTTAGAACCACAAAGAGCCCTTAAACGCCAATTGGATGGTGCATACCATAATGACTTTCCAGAAGGAAGGCACAGATAAGCAAAATGTTTTTATGTCTAAATGCTGAGAGAGAGTGACACTCATTCCATGAAAAAGTTTGCAAAAAATCAAGCTCTAAAAACAGTATTACATATTGGTCTCCATATTGATGAAGctatcaaaataatatatattaggCACAACGGCCATTGTACTACAGTGATCAGCCTATATGGATTagcaatcccaaaaaaaaaaaaagagtaactaGCTTATATGGATATGATTGGGTAACAAGTCTATCATCTAAATTGAAAGaatctttttaatttctcatcaagGAGTACCAGTTAATCAATACAAAACCAATAAGTTCCATTCAAAACtcttacaaaaaacaaaataacttccATTCAAGACCACCATaatgtagtttatatatatatatatatatatatatttgtgtacATGTACAAATTTACCAGAAATGAGCAACACAATTAGGACTCCCACAAGATTACAGAAGCAGCCCCACATTCAAATATCAAACACACAAGAACCGTCCGGTCAACATTGCATCCATGACATCAAAAGGAAAATGCAGACCatgcaaaccaaacaaagagaACTAGAAAAGAGCTGAAGCACTCCACCCCCTCTTTTCCTAttctctataaaaataaataaatggccTCTCTTAATCAACAGGGtcggattaaaaaaaaaataagaaataaaaaaataaaacaaattttgcaATGGTTTTCTCAGTGTCAGAAGTATGTccacattttttattaaatcaaTGGAATTAAACAAGCACACAACATCACAAAAGTAGACGAGCAGacaaaaaatatcataaaagtCAACAATTCTTTATTCCTTTGAGAAAGCAGCAATTATTAATTTGAGATATAGTAACCAACAGGTCACTGGGATCAGAAGACTCACAGTGTGCTTCTCATCTAGATAGTCAAGATCGTCACGCAGTGTGAAATAGAACTGAAAACAAATGCAATTTCAAGAGTAAATATATGGGCTAGGATTAAAACCAAGTAAACTCTATTTCCCAATAAGATGCAGAAAAAACACTGAatgcttcttcatcttcataaAGCTATATTAAGCAAAAGAATTCTCAGTCCCATTAAGCAAGAAAAATA
This genomic stretch from Quercus robur chromosome 4, dhQueRobu3.1, whole genome shotgun sequence harbors:
- the LOC126720682 gene encoding peptidyl-prolyl cis-trans isomerase CYP59-like isoform X2, with translation MSVLIVTSLGDIVVDLHTDKCPLTSKNFLKLCKIKYYNGCLFHTVQKDFTAQTGDPTGTGSGGDSIYKFLYGDQARFFNDEIHHDLKHSKTGTVAMASAGENLNASQFYFTLRDDLDYLDEKHTVFGEIAEGLDTLTRINEAYVDEKGRPFKNIRIKHTYILDDPFDDPPQIADLIPDASPEGKPKDEVDDNVRLEDDWVPMDEQLDASELEEVLRTKEAHSRAVVLESIGDIPDAEIKPPDNVLFVCKLNPVTEDEDLHTIFSRFGTVLSAEIIRDFKTGDSLCYAFVEFETNDACEQAYFKMDNALIDDRRIHVDFSQSVSKLWSQYRRKDNKTGGCFKCGALDHVAKDCTGGSAVKQNYILKDDNRQRGGENNSRFEMVFDGDTPESPRREKRHRGHEPRDRGEKEKTYRQSSEDLRHRDRENEDQSDRHKPTDRSRRYREDEMHHDGKTSQSRGSGRDRDHVEERRDGEKHKQRDLNDNKRDERDYVEERRDGEKYKRRGLNDNNRDERDYRKRTPDIDRHAEKGDDGDYKKRSKDNSSHAGRRDDREYRKRGADNDNYIERSNGGDYRKKSADDDRRGERRDDRDYRKRNVDSDRRDTRDEPSQRKRSADVDSFKGRREEREHGDRYKDRRDDDHDRRRQGDRR
- the LOC126720682 gene encoding peptidyl-prolyl cis-trans isomerase CYP59-like isoform X1; amino-acid sequence: MSVLIVTSLGDIVVDLHTDKCPLTSKNFLKLCKIKYYNGCLFHTVQKDFTAQTGDPTGTGSGGDSIYKFLYGDQARFFNDEIHHDLKHSKTGTVAMASAGENLNASQFYFTLRDDLDYLDEKHTVFGEIAEGLDTLTRINEAYVDEKGRPFKNIRIKHTYILDDPFDDPPQIADLIPDASPEGKPKDEVDDNVRLEDDWVPMDEQLDASELEEVLRTKEAHSRAVVLESIGDIPDAEIKPPDNVLFVCKLNPVTEDEDLHTIFSRFGTVLSAEIIRDFKTGDSLCYAFVEFETNDACEQAYFKMDNALIDDRRIHVDFSQSVSKLWSQYRRKDNKTGKGGCFKCGALDHVAKDCTGGSAVKQNYILKDDNRQRGGENNSRFEMVFDGDTPESPRREKRHRGHEPRDRGEKEKTYRQSSEDLRHRDRENEDQSDRHKPTDRSRRYREDEMHHDGKTSQSRGSGRDRDHVEERRDGEKHKQRDLNDNKRDERDYVEERRDGEKYKRRGLNDNNRDERDYRKRTPDIDRHAEKGDDGDYKKRSKDNSSHAGRRDDREYRKRGADNDNYIERSNGGDYRKKSADDDRRGERRDDRDYRKRNVDSDRRDTRDEPSQRKRSADVDSFKGRREEREHGDRYKDRRDDDHDRRRQGDRR